One genomic window of Sphingopyxis sp. OPL5 includes the following:
- a CDS encoding MBL fold metallo-hydrolase, with protein sequence MSDPGADPALAAAREQLLGAAKGAAAVRAFFDPVTSTISYVVHDPATMRGAVIDSVLDYDAASGRTSTASAEAIVAHVREVGIAIDWLLETHAHADHLSAAPWLAKILGGTIAIGEHIRDVQAVFGDIFNAGPEFRRDGSDFGRLWADGERFAIGSLPVAVLHVPGHTPACVAYAIGDVVFVGDTMFMPDYGSARADFPGGDAAQLFRSLRRILELPGDTPLFLCHDYLTADRQAHCWQTTVSDQRAENVHARDGVTEAEFVARRRARDAGLSMPALLLPAVQVNMRAGRLPPAEGNGVAYLKIPVDRL encoded by the coding sequence ATGAGCGATCCGGGCGCAGACCCGGCGCTGGCAGCGGCGCGCGAGCAGCTTCTTGGTGCAGCGAAGGGCGCGGCCGCGGTGCGGGCCTTCTTTGATCCCGTGACCTCGACCATTTCCTATGTCGTACACGACCCGGCGACGATGCGCGGCGCGGTCATCGACAGCGTCCTCGACTATGATGCGGCCTCGGGGCGGACATCGACCGCGTCGGCCGAAGCGATCGTCGCGCATGTGCGCGAAGTCGGCATTGCGATCGACTGGTTGCTCGAGACTCATGCGCATGCCGACCATCTGTCGGCGGCGCCCTGGCTTGCGAAGATCCTCGGCGGCACGATCGCGATCGGCGAGCATATCCGCGACGTTCAGGCGGTGTTCGGCGACATTTTCAACGCCGGCCCCGAATTCCGCCGCGACGGTTCGGACTTCGGCAGGCTCTGGGCGGATGGCGAACGCTTCGCAATCGGGAGCCTCCCGGTCGCGGTGCTTCACGTCCCGGGCCATACGCCGGCTTGCGTCGCCTATGCGATCGGCGACGTTGTCTTCGTCGGCGATACGATGTTCATGCCCGACTACGGCTCGGCGCGCGCCGACTTCCCAGGAGGCGATGCGGCGCAGCTCTTCCGTTCACTGCGCCGCATCCTCGAGCTCCCCGGCGATACGCCGCTCTTTCTGTGTCACGATTATCTGACCGCCGATCGGCAGGCACATTGCTGGCAAACCACGGTTTCCGACCAGCGTGCAGAAAATGTCCACGCGCGCGACGGCGTTACGGAGGCGGAGTTCGTCGCGCGGCGCCGCGCACGCGACGCCGGGCTGTCGATGCCCGCGCTGCTGCTGCCCGCTGTGCAGGTAAACATGCGGGCCGGACGCCTGCCCCCCGCCGAGGGCAATGGCGTCGCCTATCTCAAGATACCTGTCGACCGGCTGTAA
- a CDS encoding helix-turn-helix transcriptional regulator: protein MEHDEKIIRLRTVLARTGLSRSTLYRMIASGTFPRQQRIGIQATGWYQSEVEQWITDPLGYRTREAV from the coding sequence ATGGAGCATGATGAGAAGATCATTCGGCTGAGGACGGTACTCGCGCGGACGGGCCTCTCGCGTTCGACACTTTACCGCATGATTGCGAGCGGTACGTTCCCGCGCCAGCAGCGGATCGGTATACAGGCGACCGGCTGGTATCAGTCAGAGGTTGAGCAGTGGATTACCGATCCGCTCGGCTACCGCACGCGGGAAGCCGTCTAG
- a CDS encoding sulfite exporter TauE/SafE family protein yields MTLDTLQYLLGALSGGIVGFTLGLVGGGGSILAVPLMVYLVGVASPHVAIGTSALAVAANAASGLAQHARAGTVQWRCGFLYAASGVVGALGGSTIGKAIDGQKLLFLFALLMLAVGTLMLRRRGDPGIEGAACNRQNAPKVLGYGLGTGGFSGFFGIGGGFLIVPGLIASTKMPILNAVGTSLVAVTAFGLTTALSYAASGLIDWKLAAIFIAGGLVGGIAGTRAARAMSSRGGLTVIFAGLIFAVAAYMLVRSAGALFAGTGG; encoded by the coding sequence GTGACGCTCGATACGCTCCAATATCTGCTCGGCGCGTTGTCGGGCGGGATCGTCGGCTTTACCCTCGGTCTTGTCGGAGGCGGCGGGTCGATCCTCGCGGTTCCGCTTATGGTCTATCTCGTCGGGGTCGCGAGCCCGCACGTCGCGATCGGGACGAGCGCGCTCGCGGTCGCCGCCAATGCCGCTTCGGGGCTCGCGCAGCACGCCCGCGCGGGCACGGTCCAATGGCGCTGCGGTTTCCTCTACGCGGCGAGCGGCGTCGTCGGCGCGCTTGGCGGATCGACCATCGGCAAGGCGATCGACGGGCAGAAACTGCTCTTCCTCTTCGCGTTGCTGATGCTCGCCGTGGGCACGCTGATGCTGCGCAGGCGAGGCGATCCGGGGATCGAGGGCGCAGCCTGCAATCGCCAAAATGCGCCCAAGGTGCTTGGCTATGGGCTCGGAACCGGTGGATTCTCGGGCTTTTTCGGCATCGGCGGCGGTTTCCTGATCGTGCCCGGGTTAATCGCGTCCACGAAAATGCCCATCCTCAACGCGGTCGGCACGAGCCTCGTAGCGGTCACCGCCTTCGGGCTGACCACCGCGCTGAGCTACGCCGCATCGGGGCTGATCGACTGGAAGCTCGCCGCGATCTTCATCGCAGGCGGCCTGGTCGGGGGCATAGCCGGGACCCGCGCAGCGCGGGCGATGTCGAGCAGGGGCGGACTGACCGTCATCTTCGCTGGGCTGATTTTCGCCGTCGCGGCCTATATGCTTGTCCGGAGCGCAGGCGCCCTCTTTGCCGGGACCGGCGGTTGA
- a CDS encoding creatininase family protein: protein MSWPEFRARVAGNPPILLPLGSQEQQGPHAPMGDYVLAERLALAAAKRADAICAPVLPFGHADFFRGAAGGVQLRAATFTMLLEDMVTAFLDHGLSHIIICNGHSTNAPLIAQVAQKVRRERGIMIASLNLWRMIPDSLWDEVHGTGSARARGHGADPVTSVGLHLTPELMRMDAARPAMRSNVFGLPSTSQFAGVTFDGFEVALPLDVTEVAANGVGAGDPTLASAEAGARFTDWIVGAVADFIAHFRRCDPARPHLGPQPS from the coding sequence TTGAGCTGGCCCGAGTTTCGCGCGCGGGTCGCCGGCAACCCGCCGATCCTGCTTCCGCTCGGGAGCCAGGAACAGCAGGGGCCGCATGCGCCGATGGGCGATTATGTGCTTGCCGAGCGGCTCGCGCTGGCGGCTGCCAAACGCGCGGACGCGATCTGCGCGCCGGTGCTGCCTTTCGGTCATGCCGATTTCTTCCGCGGCGCGGCGGGCGGCGTCCAGCTTCGCGCGGCAACCTTCACCATGCTGCTCGAGGATATGGTCACCGCTTTCCTCGATCATGGTCTCAGCCATATCATCATTTGCAACGGGCACTCTACCAACGCGCCGCTGATCGCGCAGGTCGCGCAGAAGGTGCGGCGCGAGCGCGGCATCATGATCGCCTCGCTCAACCTCTGGCGGATGATCCCGGACAGTCTCTGGGACGAGGTGCATGGCACGGGAAGCGCGCGGGCGCGCGGGCATGGCGCCGATCCCGTGACCTCGGTCGGGCTGCATCTGACCCCCGAACTCATGCGCATGGACGCGGCGCGACCGGCGATGCGCTCGAACGTCTTCGGCCTGCCGTCGACGAGCCAGTTCGCTGGCGTGACCTTCGACGGCTTCGAGGTCGCGCTGCCGCTCGATGTCACCGAAGTGGCGGCAAATGGTGTCGGCGCGGGTGATCCGACGCTCGCTTCGGCCGAGGCCGGCGCGCGCTTCACCGACTGGATCGTCGGCGCGGTCGCCGACTTCATTGCGCATTTCCGGCGCTGCGACCCGGCGCGTCCGCACCTCGGGCCACAACCATCATGA
- a CDS encoding tyrosine-type recombinase/integrase — translation MAGLTAKFVQKAKEGRHCDGKGLYLLVGRTGCRSWILRVQVRGKRRDIGLGGVIFTVFGRPSEVGDDVPLEGRTHLTLAEARELSIRLRNAAKAGKDPAAELKRDRKLAPTFKEAVDATHAAQSHGWNDKEAKAFLSSLKNHAYELLGNKRVDAITADDIATALAPIWKAKPAMAKKVRRRVGVVLDYASAKGWRANAAPREQVRALTGKAKKGGNFPAMPYDDVPGYWTHLLGERETVGRLALRFLIATGARSIEVREAKWRHVDTERAEWGRPAELMRKSDQAHVVTLNEPALAILRKIALLLPNRGPDDFIFANRKGGMISDMTISKVMRDDDQPYVPHGFRTSLRTWAAEKQPFIPEPVAEAALSHVIPDAVIKAYNRAAFLDMRRKLLAQWGAYLSGAKWSAILPGDLVA, via the coding sequence ATGGCCGGTCTCACTGCTAAGTTTGTTCAGAAGGCAAAAGAAGGTCGTCACTGCGACGGCAAGGGCCTCTACTTGCTCGTTGGAAGAACGGGCTGCCGCTCCTGGATCTTGCGCGTGCAAGTGAGGGGCAAGCGACGCGATATCGGTCTTGGCGGCGTCATCTTCACGGTGTTTGGAAGACCTTCGGAAGTCGGCGACGACGTTCCGCTCGAGGGCCGGACCCATTTGACGCTCGCGGAAGCTCGCGAGCTTTCGATCAGATTGCGGAACGCCGCAAAGGCCGGCAAGGACCCCGCCGCGGAACTCAAGCGCGATCGCAAGCTCGCTCCGACGTTCAAGGAAGCGGTGGACGCAACTCATGCAGCCCAATCTCATGGATGGAACGACAAGGAAGCGAAGGCCTTCCTCTCGTCCCTCAAGAATCACGCCTATGAGCTGCTCGGTAACAAGCGGGTCGATGCAATAACCGCAGACGACATTGCGACCGCCCTCGCGCCAATTTGGAAGGCCAAGCCAGCAATGGCGAAAAAGGTCCGTCGCCGCGTGGGCGTGGTGCTGGATTACGCGTCTGCGAAGGGATGGCGCGCCAACGCGGCACCTCGCGAGCAAGTCCGCGCGCTTACCGGCAAAGCCAAGAAGGGAGGCAATTTCCCGGCCATGCCCTACGATGATGTTCCAGGCTATTGGACGCATCTGCTCGGTGAGCGCGAGACGGTCGGCCGGCTTGCACTTCGGTTCCTCATAGCGACGGGAGCTCGCTCGATCGAAGTGCGCGAAGCCAAATGGCGCCATGTCGACACCGAGCGCGCTGAATGGGGTCGCCCCGCCGAGCTCATGCGAAAGTCCGACCAAGCTCATGTCGTCACGCTCAATGAGCCCGCTTTGGCAATCCTGCGAAAGATTGCGTTGCTCCTGCCGAACCGCGGTCCCGATGATTTTATTTTCGCTAACCGTAAGGGAGGCATGATCAGCGACATGACGATCTCCAAGGTCATGCGCGATGACGACCAGCCATATGTCCCGCACGGCTTCCGCACGAGCCTCCGGACATGGGCTGCGGAAAAGCAGCCCTTCATTCCGGAGCCGGTGGCGGAGGCGGCACTGTCCCACGTCATCCCCGACGCTGTCATCAAAGCCTACAACCGGGCAGCCTTCCTGGACATGCGCCGTAAGCTCCTTGCCCAATGGGGTGCGTATCTGAGTGGGGCAAAATGGAGTGCGATCCTTCCAGGGGATCTTGTGGCGTAG
- a CDS encoding bifunctional protein tyrosine phosphatase family protein/NAD(P)/FAD-dependent oxidoreductase — protein MTIRTLTPTLSVSPQIDPADVAGLAASGIRAIVCNRPDGEEAGQPPAAAVAAAAEAHGLRFVHIPVVPGTIDESDAAAMARALADLPAPVLAYCRSGARSEQLAGMATAWGADGGVARYDVVVIGGGSAGLATAASILRRRKGVSVAIVEPSEDHYYQPGFTMVGGGIFAAEATRRGEAGLIPEGAEWICSTAATFNPVNNRVTLADGRVIGYRALVVCPGLKLDWDAIPGLAGALGSDGVTSNYRYDLAPYTDRLVRRLRGGRALFTQPPMPIKCAGAPQKAMYLSCHRWERAGLLGHMNVQFHTATPSLFGVAAYVPALDAYIARYGIDLQLESRLVSIDGAAKVAMFEQRRGDTVRRVEKRFDMIHVVPPQVAPAFIATSPLAAPSGFVAVDEATLRHPDHANIFALGDVAATTNAKTAAAARKQAPVVALNVLAALDGAPPVAVYDGYGSCPLTVEAGKIVLAEFGYGGKLLPTFPKWLIDGTRPSRLSWLLKEKILPPLYWHGMLKGREWLAAPERPGEGG, from the coding sequence ATGACCATCAGGACCCTGACCCCGACGCTTAGCGTGTCGCCGCAGATCGACCCCGCCGATGTCGCCGGGCTCGCCGCGTCGGGGATCCGCGCGATCGTCTGCAATCGCCCCGATGGCGAGGAAGCAGGCCAGCCCCCCGCCGCCGCCGTCGCTGCCGCGGCCGAGGCGCACGGCCTTCGCTTCGTCCACATCCCCGTCGTGCCGGGAACGATCGACGAGAGCGATGCCGCCGCGATGGCGCGGGCGCTTGCCGACCTCCCGGCGCCGGTGCTCGCCTATTGCCGGTCGGGCGCACGGTCCGAGCAACTCGCCGGCATGGCGACGGCATGGGGCGCCGATGGCGGCGTCGCGCGCTACGATGTCGTCGTGATCGGCGGCGGCAGCGCGGGGCTTGCGACCGCCGCGAGTATCCTGCGCCGCCGCAAGGGCGTGTCGGTCGCGATCGTCGAGCCGAGCGAAGACCATTATTACCAGCCGGGATTCACGATGGTCGGCGGCGGCATATTCGCGGCCGAGGCGACGCGGCGAGGCGAGGCGGGGCTGATCCCCGAAGGCGCCGAATGGATCTGCAGCACGGCCGCAACCTTCAACCCCGTGAACAACCGTGTCACGCTCGCCGACGGGCGGGTGATCGGCTACCGCGCGCTCGTCGTCTGTCCGGGGCTGAAACTCGACTGGGACGCAATTCCGGGTCTTGCCGGGGCGCTCGGTTCGGACGGCGTGACCTCCAATTATCGCTATGATCTGGCGCCCTACACCGATCGGCTGGTGCGCCGGTTACGCGGCGGCCGGGCGCTCTTCACCCAGCCGCCGATGCCGATCAAATGCGCGGGCGCTCCGCAAAAGGCGATGTATCTCTCGTGTCACCGCTGGGAGCGCGCCGGGCTGCTCGGACACATGAATGTGCAATTTCATACCGCGACGCCATCGCTGTTCGGGGTCGCCGCCTATGTCCCGGCGCTCGATGCCTATATCGCGCGTTACGGCATCGATCTGCAGCTCGAATCGCGCCTCGTGTCGATCGATGGCGCGGCGAAGGTCGCGATGTTCGAGCAGCGCCGCGGCGATACGGTGCGCCGTGTCGAAAAGCGTTTCGACATGATCCATGTCGTGCCACCGCAAGTCGCACCGGCTTTCATCGCGACTAGCCCGCTCGCCGCGCCTTCGGGTTTCGTCGCGGTCGACGAGGCGACGCTGCGCCACCCCGATCATGCCAATATCTTCGCGCTCGGCGACGTCGCCGCGACGACCAATGCCAAGACCGCGGCGGCAGCGCGCAAGCAGGCGCCGGTCGTCGCGCTCAACGTGCTCGCGGCGCTCGACGGCGCGCCCCCGGTCGCCGTTTATGACGGCTATGGTAGCTGCCCGCTCACCGTCGAGGCGGGCAAGATCGTGCTCGCCGAATTCGGTTATGGCGGCAAACTGCTGCCGACCTTTCCCAAATGGCTGATCGACGGGACGCGGCCTTCGCGCTTGTCGTGGCTGCTCAAGGAGAAGATTCTTCCGCCGCTCTACTGGCATGGCATGCTCAAGGGACGCGAATGGCTCGCGGCGCCCGAACGGCCCGGCGAAGGGGGGTGA
- a CDS encoding Nramp family divalent metal transporter, with protein sequence MTAPPQGFALQQEPGGGDAPPTGLARWKLVGPGIVVAATGVGAGDLVATLIAGARFGYALLWAAVIGCIVKIALAEATGRYHLATGSTILEGWRSLGRWTSWYFGIYIILWGFVYGGTAMSATALPLSALFPDVLPFWAWGGLSGLLGAAFVLLNRYAIFEAAMKLFIGIMFVVVVGLAILVAPNFGEALGGLVPRLPDGSVIYTLGLIGGVGGTITLAAYGYWVNAKGWHSPAWMGMMRFDNRVAYIVTGIFVAAMLIVGAELLHAAQISLAGGDRGLLDLEAVLADRFGPRVATIFLIGFLATTFSSILGVWQGVSLLFADFVRNMRGTHAAGDRTDLETSPAFRFYVLWLTVPPMILLTLGQPFALIIAYGAFGAFFMPFLALTLIWLLNGRAVPREWRSGWLSNLLLALASILFVVLCAQQIWSML encoded by the coding sequence ATGACCGCGCCGCCCCAAGGCTTCGCTCTCCAGCAGGAGCCAGGCGGTGGCGACGCGCCACCGACCGGGCTCGCCCGTTGGAAGCTCGTCGGACCCGGTATCGTCGTCGCCGCGACTGGAGTAGGCGCGGGTGATCTCGTCGCGACGCTCATAGCGGGTGCGCGCTTCGGCTATGCATTGCTCTGGGCGGCGGTAATCGGGTGCATCGTCAAGATTGCGCTCGCCGAGGCGACGGGCCGCTATCATCTCGCAACCGGGTCGACGATCCTCGAGGGCTGGCGCTCGCTCGGCCGCTGGACGAGCTGGTATTTCGGCATCTACATCATTCTCTGGGGCTTTGTGTATGGCGGCACCGCGATGAGCGCGACCGCGCTGCCGCTGTCGGCGCTCTTTCCCGACGTGCTGCCCTTCTGGGCCTGGGGCGGACTCTCGGGCCTGTTGGGGGCCGCGTTTGTGCTGCTCAATCGCTATGCGATCTTCGAAGCGGCGATGAAGCTGTTCATCGGCATCATGTTCGTCGTGGTGGTCGGGCTCGCCATCCTCGTCGCGCCAAACTTCGGGGAAGCACTGGGCGGACTCGTTCCGCGCCTTCCAGACGGATCGGTCATCTACACCCTTGGTCTGATCGGCGGCGTCGGCGGCACGATCACGCTCGCCGCCTACGGCTATTGGGTCAACGCCAAGGGTTGGCATTCGCCCGCATGGATGGGGATGATGCGGTTCGATAACCGCGTTGCCTATATCGTCACCGGCATCTTCGTCGCGGCGATGCTCATCGTCGGTGCCGAACTTCTCCATGCCGCGCAGATCAGCCTCGCCGGCGGCGACCGCGGGCTGCTCGATCTCGAGGCGGTACTCGCCGACCGGTTCGGACCGCGAGTGGCGACGATTTTCCTGATCGGCTTTCTTGCCACCACCTTCTCGTCGATCCTCGGCGTCTGGCAGGGCGTGTCGCTGCTGTTCGCCGACTTTGTGCGCAATATGCGCGGCACGCATGCGGCGGGCGACCGGACAGACCTCGAGACCAGCCCGGCTTTCCGCTTCTATGTGCTGTGGTTGACCGTTCCGCCGATGATCCTGCTCACGCTCGGCCAGCCCTTCGCGCTCATCATCGCCTACGGCGCGTTCGGCGCCTTCTTCATGCCGTTTCTCGCCCTGACGCTGATCTGGCTGCTCAATGGGCGCGCGGTCCCGCGCGAATGGCGGTCGGGCTGGCTCTCAAATCTCCTTCTCGCGCTGGCATCGATTCTGTTCGTGGTTCTTTGCGCACAACAGATCTGGTCGATGCTCTAG
- a CDS encoding M14 metallopeptidase family protein — MKRLAAAAAFAWLMTTSAAIAGPVPTPKEVLGHDMGEDRYVASYSETATYWKRLAELSDRIKLVDIGPTVEKRRQLMAIVSSPENLAMLGKYKDISERLGRAEGLTDEQAQTLAAEGKAVIWVDGGIHASETLTHSAIIQQVYDLVNSDDAEAKRIRDNVIILFVANNPDGQELVANWYMRIKDPAKREAGFESLPKLYHPYVGHDNNRDFYMAEMPETQNITRVLFRDWRPQVVLNQHQTGPAGTVVFIPPFRDPFNFNFDPLVITSLEEVGAAMQSRLLAEGKRGGTSRDGAHYDTWYNGNLRSISYFHNAVGILTETIGKPVPIDIELVPERQLPGNNQPAPIAPQKWHIGQSLEYSMTINRAVLSYAAANREKLLFNIYRMGANSIASGSKDSWTMTPTRIAEMHAASAATGAKPVATRTRGSSSIDPRFYREVMTNPANRDARAYVIDPAQRDYPTAIRFLNALIKLGVDVDRSSAPFTANGKDYPAGTYFVRTAQAYRPHILDMFEPQDYPENFEYPGGPPIPPADATGYTPAFQMGVGFERVLDALEVPSTRVGAILPNRPGRIVGEGKAGYLVGHGANNSFILSNRLLKAGQPVSWLTAPLGVAGGPAEPGALWVPASPAAKRIVEAGAAELGLDVERAVAVPAGARTAMRKPRVALVDIYGGLMPTGWMRWIFDQHEFPFTIVYPQQLDAGKLRKNFDVIIMPHAAFQLQAARASGDGMFRGRGDDKQPKPEEIPAEYRAWLGTVTPGKTIPALKAFVEDGGSLIAMGGSAQALAQAMDLPVEDAVAETVDGKTARPPRSKFYVPGALVEASVERASPFAYGMPDKVDLFFDDSPVWKLKPGATGVQVPVRFAGVPKLKSGWAHGLDRLDGAAAIVEVDRGKGRIVLIGPEVALRAQTHGAFKLLFNAIYLGAGHGAR; from the coding sequence ATGAAACGACTGGCTGCCGCCGCCGCCTTCGCGTGGCTGATGACGACGAGCGCCGCGATCGCCGGCCCCGTCCCGACGCCGAAGGAGGTGCTCGGGCACGACATGGGTGAGGACCGCTATGTCGCAAGCTACAGCGAGACCGCGACCTACTGGAAACGGCTCGCCGAACTCAGCGACCGGATCAAGCTCGTCGACATCGGACCGACGGTCGAGAAAAGGCGCCAGCTCATGGCGATCGTCTCGTCGCCCGAAAATCTCGCGATGCTGGGCAAATATAAGGATATTTCGGAGCGGCTCGGCCGCGCCGAGGGGCTGACCGATGAGCAGGCGCAAACGCTCGCCGCCGAAGGCAAGGCGGTAATCTGGGTCGACGGCGGCATCCACGCCAGCGAGACGCTCACCCACTCGGCGATCATCCAGCAGGTCTATGATCTGGTGAACAGCGACGACGCCGAAGCGAAGCGCATTCGCGACAATGTCATCATACTGTTCGTCGCCAACAACCCCGACGGTCAGGAACTGGTCGCCAACTGGTATATGCGGATCAAGGATCCCGCGAAGCGCGAGGCGGGCTTTGAGAGCCTGCCCAAGCTCTACCACCCCTATGTCGGCCACGATAACAACCGCGACTTCTACATGGCCGAGATGCCCGAGACGCAGAATATTACCCGCGTACTGTTTCGCGACTGGCGCCCGCAGGTCGTCCTCAACCAGCACCAGACCGGTCCCGCGGGCACCGTCGTCTTCATCCCGCCCTTCCGCGACCCGTTCAACTTCAACTTCGATCCGCTCGTGATAACGAGCCTCGAAGAAGTTGGCGCGGCGATGCAGTCGCGTCTCCTCGCCGAAGGCAAGCGCGGCGGCACCTCGCGCGACGGGGCTCATTACGACACCTGGTACAATGGCAATCTTCGCTCGATCTCCTATTTCCACAATGCGGTTGGCATCCTCACCGAGACGATCGGCAAGCCGGTGCCGATCGATATCGAGCTCGTCCCCGAGCGTCAGCTCCCGGGCAACAACCAGCCCGCGCCGATCGCGCCGCAGAAATGGCATATCGGCCAGTCGCTCGAATATAGCATGACGATCAACCGTGCGGTGCTGAGCTACGCCGCCGCCAACCGCGAAAAGCTGCTCTTCAACATCTACCGCATGGGCGCGAACAGCATCGCAAGTGGCAGCAAGGACAGCTGGACGATGACCCCCACGCGCATCGCCGAAATGCACGCCGCGTCGGCGGCGACCGGTGCGAAGCCCGTCGCGACGCGCACGCGCGGCAGCAGCTCGATCGACCCGCGCTTCTACCGCGAGGTCATGACCAATCCGGCCAATCGCGACGCGCGCGCCTATGTGATCGATCCTGCGCAGCGCGACTATCCGACCGCGATCCGTTTCCTGAACGCGCTCATCAAGCTCGGCGTCGATGTCGACCGGTCGAGCGCGCCGTTCACGGCGAACGGAAAAGATTATCCGGCCGGCACATATTTCGTACGCACCGCACAGGCGTATCGCCCGCATATCCTCGATATGTTCGAGCCGCAGGATTATCCTGAGAATTTCGAATATCCCGGCGGACCGCCGATCCCGCCCGCCGATGCGACAGGCTACACGCCCGCCTTCCAGATGGGCGTTGGCTTCGAGCGCGTGCTTGATGCGCTCGAGGTGCCGTCGACGCGCGTCGGCGCCATTCTTCCAAACCGCCCGGGCCGCATCGTCGGCGAGGGCAAGGCCGGTTATCTCGTCGGCCACGGCGCCAACAACAGCTTCATCTTGTCGAACCGCCTCCTGAAAGCCGGGCAGCCGGTCTCCTGGCTGACCGCGCCGCTAGGCGTTGCCGGCGGCCCGGCTGAACCCGGCGCGCTTTGGGTTCCGGCGAGCCCGGCAGCAAAACGCATCGTCGAGGCGGGCGCCGCCGAGCTCGGGCTCGATGTCGAACGCGCCGTGGCGGTCCCGGCGGGTGCCCGGACTGCGATGCGCAAGCCACGCGTCGCGCTCGTCGATATTTATGGGGGGCTGATGCCCACGGGATGGATGCGCTGGATTTTCGACCAGCATGAATTTCCCTTCACGATCGTCTATCCGCAGCAGCTCGACGCCGGAAAGCTTCGCAAGAATTTCGACGTCATCATCATGCCGCACGCGGCTTTCCAGCTGCAGGCGGCGCGCGCGAGCGGCGATGGCATGTTCCGCGGGCGCGGCGACGACAAGCAGCCGAAGCCCGAGGAAATCCCCGCCGAATATCGCGCCTGGCTGGGCACGGTAACCCCCGGCAAGACCATCCCGGCGCTGAAGGCCTTCGTCGAAGACGGCGGCTCGCTGATCGCGATGGGCGGGTCGGCGCAGGCGCTCGCGCAGGCGATGGACCTGCCGGTCGAGGATGCGGTCGCCGAAACGGTCGACGGCAAGACCGCGCGCCCACCGCGCAGTAAATTCTATGTGCCGGGGGCGCTCGTCGAAGCGTCGGTCGAACGCGCTTCGCCCTTCGCTTACGGCATGCCCGACAAGGTCGATCTTTTCTTCGACGACAGCCCGGTGTGGAAGCTCAAGCCGGGTGCGACCGGCGTCCAGGTCCCGGTGCGTTTTGCCGGTGTGCCGAAACTCAAGAGCGGCTGGGCGCACGGTCTCGACCGGCTCGATGGCGCAGCCGCGATCGTCGAGGTCGATCGCGGCAAGGGCCGGATCGTCCTGATCGGGCCCGAGGTGGCGCTCCGCGCGCAAACTCACGGTGCGTTCAAGCTGTTGTTCAACGCTATCTATCTGGGCGCGGGCCATGGCGCACGCTGA